GCGGTTGAGGCGAATGTTATGCCATCCTAATCTCTCGTTGGTGACGCTCGGAAAAGGGCAGTGCTGAATAGCGGTATGATTCAGCACTGCCCTTTTTGCATAGGGGTTCAGAATCTCTAGCTAGAGGTTCACACTCTAATTCAGCAACGCCCGGAAAAGGAGGTCAAACCCTGATGTTCTCCCCCTATCCAATCCTTGAATGGACATTAGGAGTCAATCAGGCTCTAGCCTTGTCCAGCGATCGCCTCCTACGTCTCTGTCTCTAAACAGGCAAACGATAGATCCATGATCACATCGACCTGAATATTGTAGTTATAGTCCGACAACGTCTGTTTGAGAACAGCATAGTCATCTGGAATTTCTGCAATGAGATGATCAATACGATCATTGCGGCATTGAGTAGCAGCTTCATACAGTTGAGCAATCCAGTCTAAGGGCATCACCTTCAAATCCGCTGGCGTTAAGGTAGCAGCAGTTGTATCTGGGAGGGCGATCGCTTCTTCTGAGGTGAACTCTACATCTAAATATTGGGCAATAGCCTGCAACAGATCAGGAATTTGAATCGGCTTTTCCAAAAATGCATTGCAGCCCGCAGCAATCGCACCGGAGCGATCGCTATCCATCGAACTAGCCGATACCATAAAAATGGGCGTAGCAGACCGTTGGTTCTGGACTTCCCACTCGCGAATGTTGGCCGTAACCTGTTCACCATGGAAGTCAGGCAACCGCTGATCCATCAAAATCAGATCGAGCTGGTAGGTTTGCCAAGCAGCGATCGCCTCCTGACCATTCTTAGCTAAATAAACCTCAAATCCTAAATAACCTAAAGCATCCTCTAAAAACTGCCGATTCACCGCTTGATCATCCACCACTAAAATGCGGCAGGGGGGTTGCCCCGTAGCCAAGCCTGTAATCGTCGGCGGCAACGTTAGGCCATCAGAAGTATTTCCAGCCAGTTCCACCACCAGCGTGAACTGGAACGTGCTGCCCTGCCCCACTTCACTACAAAGTTGGAGATGACCACCCAGCAGCGTCACCAACTGCTGACTGATGGCTAACCCCAACCCCGTGCTACCCGAAAGTTGCCGACCAGCATCAGCTTGCTCAAACGCCTCAAAAATCCGCTGCTGATCCTCAGGACTAATGCCGATGCCTGGGTCCTCCACTTGGAACGTCAGAGCAACCATAGGCACGTTCGATGGAGAAGATACTGCACCGACAATCACCCGTAGGGTAATGGTGCCACGGGGGGTAAACTTAATCGCATTTCCTAAGAGGTTAATTAAGACCTGCTTCAAGCGTTTACCGTCGGTAATAATAGATTGGGGTAATCTTGGGTCGGCCTCAATCTCCAAAGCAAGACCCCGTGTCCTAATTTCTTGTCGGAGTAGCCCATAGATCGAATTAAGTAAGAATGGCAAATTCACTACTTCTAGATCGATACCCATATGTCCTGATTCAACCTTAGCCAGATCCAAGACATCATTGATCAAGCTCAGTAAATGATGACCACTGCTAAAAATGGTTTGGATATAGTCTTGATACTGGTAGGCAAGGTCAGGATCACGCATGAGAATTTGGGCATAGCCCAGCACAGCATTCAGGGGCGTGCGTAGCTCATGGCTCATGTTTGCCAAAAAGCGACTCTTGGCCTGGTTGGCGGTTTCTGCAGCAATACGGGCTTCCTGTACATGCATCTCTGCCCGTTTGCGATCGCTAATATCTGACCCCTCCGCTAGAATCTGATAAACCTGTCCCTCTGGATCCAGCAACGGCTTGAAAGTAACATCCACATAGCGCTCAATCTGATCGATACCCATCACTACAATTTCAGCCTGGCTTGTCTCTCCCTGGCTAGCTCGTTCTACCCCCTCTTGCATGATCGCTTGAGTTTCTGGATAAGACGTAACCCATGGGCTATCCCATATTGTTATCCCCATCAGATCTTGGCGAGTCTCGGTGCAAAGTTGTAGAGCAGTATGATTAACGTCTAGAAACTTACCGTCTGGAGATAAGAGACCAATAAACCGCACCGCCGAGTTAAAAATACCTCGGAACTGTTGTTCTTGAACCTGCAACGCTTGTTCCATCTGCTTGCGCTCGGTGATATCCGTAGCGATCGCCCAATAGTTGTTGGTTTCACCACTCGTGGCAACAGGGAACAGAATAGACTGAAACGTTCTAATCTCTCCCTCAAGTTCCACATCATCTTCCACCATCAGCGGCGATCGACTGATGATGAGTCGTTGCAGCCGTTCTCGAAACACCATGGCGATCGCATCTGGAAAAAGCTCTTCAAAGGTATGGCCAACAATATCCGACTGCGATCGCCCTAAGGTCTGAGCAAAGGCTGGATTCACCCGCACATAGCGACCCTCGTGATCAAATAAGCTAATCAGCGCTGGCGCATAGTCTAGGAAGGTTTGCAGCTCTTCATGCAGCCGTTGCAGCGCTAGTTCTGCCTGCTTGCGATCGGTAATATCCGCTATGCGCACCAACTGAAAGTGCTGATCGCCAAAGGTAATATTCTTAGCAGATAAATCACCCCAGAATTCTCGTCCTTGGAAGGTGATGTATTCTAACTCTAGACTCCAGAAGCCTTGCTGCTCAACCTCCTGCCGAATACTCACAATTTCCGACTCTGTAAACGGTCGCTTCTGCAGTCGATGCCCCTCCATCTGGATCAAGTCCTCTTGACAAGAGGCTTCAAACAGCTCAACGGCTCGTTGGTTGCAGTCTGTGGTCAGCAGGGTATCCGGGTCAACCAGAAAGAGCGCATCGCTCGATTCGTTGAAAATCAACTCGCGGAAATCTCGGCTGTGAACAAGTTCTGCCTCCATCTGTTTGCGATCGCTAATATCGCGGCAGACACAGAAGTTAACTAGTTCTCCATACCAATCAACGGAACTAGAGCTAATTTCGACAGGGTAAATCGATCCATCCTGCCGACGATGCAGAGTTTCAAAGGTGTCACCGCAAAACTCCATGGTTTCAGCCTTAGCCTCCAGTTCCTCAGGCGACCAACGGGCTTCAAAATCCATGATGCTCAAGGTTGTCATCTCATCCACAGAATAGCCCAACATTCTGGCGAAGCTCGCATTCGATTCCAGAATATTGCCAGCTTGATCGAGGATCACGATGCCGTCAATCGATGCCTCAAAGAGCGTTCTACGACGGAGCACTTCTCGCTCTAGGGCAACTTCCGCCTGCTTGCGATCGCTGATATCGATGCCCACCAGGGTCACCTCCCAGCCCGAGATAGACTCCTCTCGCCGCGAGGAGATCGTATCTGCAATCCAGCAAATTCTGCCATCTGGACGATGATAGCGATATTCCACCGTTGTCGTCTGCTCATCGTAGATAGCTTGCAGCAGTTGGGGCATGACCCGAGCAGCATCATCGGGAAGAATGGACGACAGCCATTTTTCCGCAGGAAAGTCATCCAGGGGATAGCCAAAGATAACGGTGCAAGCAGGGGAGTGGTAAATCGTTTCCCAGGTTTGGTTATCGTAGTAGCGAAAACTACTAATGGAGGCTTCAGCGCTGTTGAGGATACTGCTCAGTTGGGCCTGAGATGCTTTCAGTTCCTGCTCTAGCCGTTTGCGATCGCGAATATCAATCACGATGGCTAAATCACGGCAGGGCTGTCCATAGGCATCCCGTATGACTGACATCGTCACCTCTGCCCAAATCCACGTGCCGTCTTTGTGGCGATAGCGTTTTTCTATTGTAAAGGCGTCTATATCTCGCTCAAAGATACTAGGAATAGGATAACCATAGACAACCCTATCATCGGGATGGGTAATATCTTGAACCGTGAGCGCTAACAGCTCATCCCTAGAGTATCCCAGCAGAGTACAAAAATACTGATTGGCTTCTACTAGGCGGCCGGTACGATCGGCTTGGTTGATACCCACGGCAGCCTGCTCAAAAATGGCCCGGAATCGAGATTCACTGGCCTGCAAAGCCGCTTCGATCAGCTTGCGTTTCGTGATATCCAGGGCAGTGCCAAAGAGGCGCGTAACCTGCCCTTGGGCATCTTTCTCCACCTTACCCCGCCCTTCATGGTAGCGAAGGGAGCCATCGGGTTGAATGGCTCGGTAGTCAAAGGTATAAGGTATTCCATGGGCGATCGCCTGTTCCACGCATCGAATCAGCGTTGGGCGATCGTCAGGATGGATTTTTTGCAAATAGTCTGCATAG
This genomic interval from Candidatus Obscuribacterales bacterium contains the following:
- a CDS encoding PAS domain S-box protein; this encodes MIIPEDLPGVLACFDRHVQSHGEEPFYNEVRYRHKDGSTVWVMCSGRVIEWDASGKPLRMVGCHVDISERKHLELELQESKATLQDILENAPAAIVTLRQLADRFWVTTYRSSGCDRVFGYTVKELKDTPGLWLSRVVEEDRHYAITNDTSLDSLPYHCTAEYRFRHKDGGIRWISAVQSIRWDETLQCAIATLIESDITQSKRAELALQDSEVRYRTLLETSPVGIFRNDVTGQCIYANPQLQDMTGLPLEDILGDGWNRNLHPENKDFMAAAWSTFVEQSNLGQEASYQHEYRYFAADGSERWGFVQAVPEYSASGLLVGFVGSTVDITDRKLAEEQVRASEAALLEAQQVAHIGNWMFDPATQTITWSQELYRMFGLDPSQPVPIYADYLQKIHPDDRPTLIRCVEQAIAHGIPYTFDYRAIQPDGSLRYHEGRGKVEKDAQGQVTRLFGTALDITKRKLIEAALQASESRFRAIFEQAAVGINQADRTGRLVEANQYFCTLLGYSRDELLALTVQDITHPDDRVVYGYPIPSIFERDIDAFTIEKRYRHKDGTWIWAEVTMSVIRDAYGQPCRDLAIVIDIRDRKRLEQELKASQAQLSSILNSAEASISSFRYYDNQTWETIYHSPACTVIFGYPLDDFPAEKWLSSILPDDAARVMPQLLQAIYDEQTTTVEYRYHRPDGRICWIADTISSRREESISGWEVTLVGIDISDRKQAEVALEREVLRRRTLFEASIDGIVILDQAGNILESNASFARMLGYSVDEMTTLSIMDFEARWSPEELEAKAETMEFCGDTFETLHRRQDGSIYPVEISSSSVDWYGELVNFCVCRDISDRKQMEAELVHSRDFRELIFNESSDALFLVDPDTLLTTDCNQRAVELFEASCQEDLIQMEGHRLQKRPFTESEIVSIRQEVEQQGFWSLELEYITFQGREFWGDLSAKNITFGDQHFQLVRIADITDRKQAELALQRLHEELQTFLDYAPALISLFDHEGRYVRVNPAFAQTLGRSQSDIVGHTFEELFPDAIAMVFRERLQRLIISRSPLMVEDDVELEGEIRTFQSILFPVATSGETNNYWAIATDITERKQMEQALQVQEQQFRGIFNSAVRFIGLLSPDGKFLDVNHTALQLCTETRQDLMGITIWDSPWVTSYPETQAIMQEGVERASQGETSQAEIVVMGIDQIERYVDVTFKPLLDPEGQVYQILAEGSDISDRKRAEMHVQEARIAAETANQAKSRFLANMSHELRTPLNAVLGYAQILMRDPDLAYQYQDYIQTIFSSGHHLLSLINDVLDLAKVESGHMGIDLEVVNLPFLLNSIYGLLRQEIRTRGLALEIEADPRLPQSIITDGKRLKQVLINLLGNAIKFTPRGTITLRVIVGAVSSPSNVPMVALTFQVEDPGIGISPEDQQRIFEAFEQADAGRQLSGSTGLGLAISQQLVTLLGGHLQLCSEVGQGSTFQFTLVVELAGNTSDGLTLPPTITGLATGQPPCRILVVDDQAVNRQFLEDALGYLGFEVYLAKNGQEAIAAWQTYQLDLILMDQRLPDFHGEQVTANIREWEVQNQRSATPIFMVSASSMDSDRSGAIAAGCNAFLEKPIQIPDLLQAIAQYLDVEFTSEEAIALPDTTAATLTPADLKVMPLDWIAQLYEAATQCRNDRIDHLIAEIPDDYAVLKQTLSDYNYNIQVDVIMDLSFACLETET